One Glycine max cultivar Williams 82 chromosome 4, Glycine_max_v4.0, whole genome shotgun sequence DNA segment encodes these proteins:
- the LOC100782792 gene encoding transcription factor MYB93, whose amino-acid sequence MGRSPCCDENGLKKGPWTPEEDQKLVQHIQKHGHGSWRALPKQAGLNRCGKSCRLRWTNYLRPDIKRGKFSQEEEQTILHLHSILGNKWSSIATHLPGRTDNEIKNFWNTHLKKKLIQMGFDPMTHQPRTDLVSTLPYLLALANMTDLMDHHQTLDEHAMRLQAEAVQLAKLQYLHYLIQSSNSLSTTNSYDQSATTTTNMEPTAAFSLLNSISNVKEDPVMLQPDDTPAASFSHGIASSQPLHHPNVLPHPLDPQVSFSSQSCLNSEMGQGTNFAIISQGDHTVDHDYSSWIIPSITPPNSIGTSANNPGDASSSTSSYAGGPSSYWSELLFEDPILHELS is encoded by the exons ATGGGAAGATCCCCATGCTGCGATGAGAATGGCCTTAAGAAAGGTCCCTGGACTCCCGAAGAAGATCAAAAGCTAGTCCAACATATTCAGAAACATGGCCATGGTAGTTGGAGAGCCCTCCCTAAGCAAGCTG GTCTCAACAGATGTGGAAAAAGTTGTAGGCTAAGGTGGACTAACTATTTAAGGCCTGATATCAAGAGggggaagttttctcaagaagaGGAGCAAACAATTCTGCATCTCCATTCCATCCTTGGAAACAA ATGGTCATCAATTGCAACCCACCTTCCAGGCAGGACAGACAATGAGATCAAGAATTTCTGGAACACTCACTTAAAGAAAAAGCTGATTCAGATGGGTTTTGATCCAATGACTCACCAGCCTAGAACTGACCTTGTTTCCACCTTGCCATATCTGCTAGCTTTGGCTAATATGACAGACCTTATGGATCATCATCAGACATTGGATGAACATGCTATGAGGTTGCAAGCAGAGGCAGTCCAGTTGGCAAAGCTTCAATACCTTCATTATCTAATCCAATCCTCAAACTCCTTGAGCACCACCAACTCCTATGACCAAAGTGCCACCACCACAACCAACATGGAACCTACTGCTGCTTTCAGTTTGTTGAACTCAATCTCCAATGTGAAAGAGGATCCAGTCATGTTGCAACCAGATGATACTCCTGCTGCCTCATTTTCTCATGGCATTGCTAGCTCTCAACCACTCCACCACCCAAACGTGCTACCTCACCCTTTAGACCCACAAGTCTCTTTCAGTTCTCAATCATGTTTGAATAGCGAGATGGGTCAAGGTACTAACTTTGCAATCATAAGTCAAGGGGATCACACGGTTGATCATGACTACTCTTCCTGGATTATTCCATCTATTACTCCTCCAAATTCAATAGGGACCTCAGCTAACAATCCAGGAGACGCCAGCAGCAGCACTTCTAGCTATGCAGGAGGACCCTCTTCTTATTGGTCTGAACTACTTTTTGAGGACCCCATCTTGCATGAGCTATCttag